Within the Thalassoglobus sp. JC818 genome, the region ACTCCGGTCCGAGCCACGATTGTCTGAGAACTTTCAGTTTGAATGAAGGAAAAACCATGAATGTCGAAACGGATACAAATTTTTCCGACCTCTACAATGACCTCGCCCAACAGGGTTTTCGAGACGGAGAATTCCTGCGCGGCAGCGACGAGAAAGGGGTTTACCGACATACGGCTCTGCTGAGTGGAATGGGCAAGGCAGCAATGAAGCGGAGAACTCAAAAGCAAATCGCTGCAGGTCCGCTCGTTTGGCAGTCACTCGCGAATGAGCACGGCGAAGACGTCGCCAACCGCATCTTCAAGAATGTCCTCAGTTGTGATCGTTCCGATCACCAGACGCGGCTCCGGTGGCGGGACGTGCGTCGAATCCGAAAAGCTGCGAGGCAGATTGCCAATTGGGAATCGCTACGTGGCAATGTCGCTCGACTCGCAAGTCTGGACGAACGACAGCATGCAACGGAGTTCTTCGACTTCGTGACAGACAACATTGATGACTTCGATAGTTCTGAGTTTCGCGACACACACACGGACTACAATGCGGCGCTGCAGGGGATGAGAGCCTGGAAATACACGCAACGTCTCCTCACCAATGAACAGCCTTCGATCTACGACTACTCAAGGTTTCTCAGCCTTGTCGGGCAAAAAGATGACTCAGATCGAATCAAGTTCGTGAGAGAGAAAGCTATTGAGCGAAATCCAAACGTCGATTTGAAGGACGTTGACATTTCGATTTACACACCGGAAGGGAAGTTGACTGACGATACGATGAAATGGATGGCAAACAAGTTGCGAGAGACTTACCTTAATCTTAAGGGCGATGACCAATTGAACATTTCGTACAACGATGCGAAACGCCTTCCCAAAATCCTCGAAGGGAAACTCGCCGTGAGTGTCATCGTGGGCACAAAGGTTTATGAAGGGCGAGAGAGACTTGATTTCGTCATGAAGAGGCTTGAAAAGGCAGCTAAATATGACTCAAAAAACACAAGTGCAGGAGTGCTAAAACAAATTAACGAGCTGCAGGGTGGAAAGGTCGGCGATTACAACAACACGGACGCGGCAGTCGAGGCAGGATTGGCAGAGAAGAAAGTGATTCACTCACAGAAAGTCGAAGCAAGAAAGCAAAACGAAGCGACTGTCAGAAAGTTTCTGCCTGGACAGGCAGAATTTGCAGTGATCGCTGAAGTGCCAGCTGATCGCGTGGACGAACTTTTCACGAAGACGGAACAAGACCTCATCACACAGCAGATGGTCGGTTGGGCACGATGCAGAGCACAGCAGGGCGAACAGATCGATGAAAGTGACGCCCGATCACGACTGCAGTCCATTCTCCAGCTTCACTCAGTGCTATCCAGTCAACCAAACGAATCAATCCACGGCAAACGCGTCGCTCATGGACTGAACGATTTGGCGACGCGCTATCAAGAGGCTCAAACTGCAGCCAATCAGTTCATGAAAGCGGTTACGAATCCAGATGCGTCAATTGATGACCTGACTGCATCTTACCGGGAATTCAATTCCAACTTGAGCGAGTTCAACGACTACTACTCGTCCCAGATCAATGTGATGACGGATGAGTTGGAAAATCCCCCCCGGGTTAAAGAATTCAAAGACCTGTTCCTCAACAATGCTGTGCATCAACTCCCAGCTAAGGTATTCGGTCGGCCACCTTCAGCTCATCTGCGTGCTTTCCGATTCGCAGCCGACATTGCAGCGAATTACGAGACATTCCGATTCGGTGAAGATGATGGCGGACGTCATGCCGACTCGGCGGGACAGATCGCATCAACAATTGAGTCGGCTATTAATTTAGTCGCAACAGGGACAGATCAGTTCCACACTATGTTTGATGACGTCAACACTTCGAATACCGATCGCCTCAATGTGGTCGTCAATCGTGCTGCAAATTACGATGACTACGAGTCTCCGCAAAATGAAGTTGTATCGATACACGAAGACTTTGAAACCATTCCCGACTCTATCAACACAGGTCCTTCAGTTGCGCCTCCACGCAAGCCTCCCGCCAGGCTCTATGTGGATGATCTGCGAGACCTCAATGCGAGCGAAAATCAAGTCTACAGAGCAGCAGATCAGCTGCTGAATCTCGCCATTCAGAATGACCCGAACTTTGACTGACCTGCGAGTCCCAACTCAATGCTGCCGGACTGACGATTCCGCTTTACATGGCGTACACCGTTTCCCGGCCAGCAGCAAACACCAGAGTGATTCCGAGAAGAGCTTTCATGACTGAAATTGAACAAATCAATTGTTTGTTGAAAGAAGTGGCTGACATCTGTGAAGTTCAGCAACTCTTACGATTGCGTACTGACCAGTGGGGATTCGTCTTTAGTGAGAATCTCCAAACGGTGATCGGTTTCGATAGCATGCGCAAATGCTTGACTCTGAGTTGTGAGATTGGCGTTCCCGCAGACGAGCGAAAGCTTGATACCTACGAACAACTGCTCGTGTATGCATCACTCGACACGCAAACCGGCGGAGTTCGTGTCGCGCTCGACGCTCCAGACGGAAGCCTGCTGCTGCTGCTCGACATGTTTGTTGAAGATCTCGATACAACGACA harbors:
- a CDS encoding type III secretion system chaperone, which translates into the protein MTEIEQINCLLKEVADICEVQQLLRLRTDQWGFVFSENLQTVIGFDSMRKCLTLSCEIGVPADERKLDTYEQLLVYASLDTQTGGVRVALDAPDGSLLLLLDMFVEDLDTTTFAEVLEHFIDKVNLWRQSIAKGQTMPGESSPKPASQLQIDNNNLFV